One window from the genome of Paraneptunicella aestuarii encodes:
- a CDS encoding lipopolysaccharide assembly protein LapA domain-containing protein has product MTVLLLVIIAIALLIPAMVIGANNSAQVVLDYFVGTQSFTLSSLLALSFFVGVCFASIIWVIFCMKLKLQIGSLQRQRRKLLQESIK; this is encoded by the coding sequence TTGACTGTTTTATTACTCGTTATTATTGCGATTGCACTGCTTATCCCTGCAATGGTGATTGGTGCCAATAACAGTGCTCAGGTTGTACTAGACTACTTTGTTGGAACGCAGTCGTTCACTCTTTCTTCCTTGCTGGCTCTGAGCTTTTTTGTGGGGGTTTGTTTTGCGTCGATTATTTGGGTGATCTTTTGTATGAAACTCAAGTTGCAAATCGGTTCATTACAACGTCAGCGTCGAAAACTATTACAAGAATCTATAAAGTAA
- the rpsA gene encoding 30S ribosomal protein S1, whose product MIENFAQLFEESLKELETRPGAIVRGTVVSIDKDIVLVDAGLKSESAIPAEQFKNSRGDLEIAVGDQVDVALDAVEDGFGETILSREKAKRHEAWVELEKAYEEKATVMGIINGKVKGGFTVEVNAVRAFLPGSLVDVRPVRDTAHLEGKELEFKVIKLDAKRNNVVVSRRAVIEEESSVEREQFLAALDEGVEVKGIVKNLTDYGAFVDLGGVDGLLHITDMAWKRVKHPSEIVSVGDEINVKVLKFDKDKSRVSLGMKQMGSDPWHEIAQRYPEGSKLTGQVTNLTDYGCFVEIEEGVEGLVHVSEMDWTNKNIHPSKVVNLGDTVEVMVLEIDEERRRISLGLKQCIANPWEEFAKSYNKGDKVTGKIKSITDFGIFIGLDGGIDGLVHLSDISWNKTGEEAVRDYKKGDEITAVVLQVDAERERISLGVKQIDEDPFNKYLTDKKKGAIVIGKVTAVDAKGATVLLAEEVEGYIRVADLARERVEDATTIVSEGDEIEAKYIGVDRKNRIINLSVKAKDEADEKEAMAKVNKTEEVGFSNAMAEAFKAAKGEE is encoded by the coding sequence ATGATTGAAAATTTTGCTCAACTTTTTGAAGAAAGTCTAAAAGAACTGGAAACTCGTCCTGGTGCTATCGTTCGCGGTACAGTAGTTTCTATCGATAAAGACATTGTTTTGGTAGACGCGGGCCTTAAGTCCGAAAGCGCGATCCCGGCAGAACAATTTAAGAATTCCCGTGGCGATTTGGAAATTGCTGTTGGTGATCAAGTAGATGTTGCGTTGGATGCCGTTGAAGACGGATTCGGCGAAACTATCCTGTCTCGCGAAAAAGCTAAGCGCCATGAGGCTTGGGTTGAGCTGGAAAAAGCCTACGAAGAAAAAGCCACTGTTATGGGTATCATCAACGGTAAAGTTAAAGGTGGCTTTACAGTTGAAGTTAACGCTGTTCGTGCATTCTTGCCTGGTTCATTGGTTGACGTTCGTCCAGTACGTGACACTGCTCACCTTGAAGGCAAAGAACTAGAATTTAAAGTTATTAAGCTTGATGCCAAGCGTAATAACGTTGTTGTATCTCGTCGTGCTGTTATCGAAGAAGAAAGCAGCGTAGAGCGCGAACAATTCCTGGCTGCCCTGGACGAAGGTGTAGAAGTTAAAGGTATCGTTAAGAACCTGACTGACTACGGTGCATTCGTTGATCTGGGTGGTGTTGATGGTTTGTTGCACATCACTGATATGGCTTGGAAACGCGTTAAGCACCCAAGTGAAATCGTCAGTGTTGGTGACGAAATCAACGTTAAAGTATTGAAGTTCGATAAAGATAAGTCTCGTGTTTCTCTTGGTATGAAGCAAATGGGTAGCGATCCTTGGCATGAAATCGCACAACGTTACCCAGAAGGTTCTAAACTGACTGGTCAAGTGACTAATCTGACTGACTACGGCTGCTTCGTTGAAATCGAAGAAGGCGTTGAAGGTTTGGTTCACGTTTCTGAAATGGATTGGACTAACAAGAACATCCACCCATCTAAGGTTGTTAACCTGGGTGACACTGTTGAAGTTATGGTACTTGAAATCGATGAAGAACGTCGTCGTATTTCTCTTGGCTTGAAACAGTGCATTGCTAACCCTTGGGAAGAGTTTGCCAAGTCTTACAACAAAGGTGACAAGGTTACTGGTAAGATCAAGTCTATCACTGACTTCGGTATCTTCATCGGCCTGGATGGCGGTATTGATGGTTTGGTTCACTTGTCTGACATTTCCTGGAACAAGACTGGTGAAGAAGCCGTTCGCGACTATAAGAAAGGCGACGAAATCACAGCTGTTGTATTGCAAGTCGATGCAGAGCGTGAGCGTATTTCTCTAGGCGTAAAACAAATTGATGAAGATCCATTCAATAAGTATCTGACAGATAAAAAGAAAGGTGCTATTGTTATTGGTAAGGTTACCGCAGTTGATGCCAAAGGCGCGACTGTTCTGCTAGCCGAAGAAGTTGAAGGTTATATTCGTGTTGCTGACCTTGCACGTGAACGTGTTGAAGATGCTACCACTATCGTTAGTGAAGGTGATGAGATCGAAGCCAAGTATATTGGTGTTGATCGTAAGAACCGCATCATCAACTTGTCTGTGAAAGCGAAAGACGAAGCGGATGAAAAAGAAGCAATGGCTAAAGTCAACAAAACTGAAGAAGTTGGCTTCTCAAATGCCATGGCTGAAGCCTTCAAGGCGGCGAAAGGAGAAGAATAA
- a CDS encoding RNA polymerase sigma factor: MSIDNKIHRTFMAARTGLSRMISRIVPLKEVEDIVQETYVRLCQLEVPEQVAEPRSFLYKTAKNLALDHLKRAETRLSDSYDPEENEWGGVGELESEVDTTFATIASNEEFSHFCDAVRELPVQCRRAFVLKKVYGYSQKEIAQAMDISESTVEKHIATGIKRCTQHMFDIRLGKVSSKQDLFETENNGVDNVVDLPVARQSGEKSQ, from the coding sequence ATGGCTGCCAGAACCGGGCTTTCGAGAATGATATCGCGTATTGTGCCGCTCAAAGAAGTGGAAGATATTGTTCAGGAAACCTATGTGCGCTTATGCCAGTTGGAAGTGCCGGAACAGGTGGCTGAGCCTCGTTCATTTCTGTATAAAACCGCGAAAAATCTGGCGTTGGATCATCTAAAACGTGCGGAAACCCGGTTATCTGATAGTTATGATCCTGAAGAAAATGAATGGGGTGGTGTGGGTGAGCTGGAGTCGGAGGTTGATACGACTTTTGCAACCATAGCCAGTAATGAAGAGTTTAGTCATTTTTGTGACGCTGTGCGGGAATTGCCAGTGCAATGTCGCAGAGCATTTGTATTGAAAAAAGTGTATGGCTATTCGCAAAAAGAAATAGCACAAGCAATGGATATAAGTGAAAGCACGGTGGAAAAACATATCGCGACAGGAATTAAACGCTGCACTCAACATATGTTTGATATACGTCTGGGTAAAGTGAGTTCAAAACAAGATCTATTTGAAACGGAAAATAATGGCGTTGATAACGTTGTTGACTTGCCCGTAGCACGTCAATCAGGAGAAAAAAGCCAATGA
- a CDS encoding sugar porter family MFS transporter, whose translation MEATNTASNGGARAEGLESDSVSLRYVIFISAVAAIGGFLFGFDSGVINGTVGALEVAFNASDIGTGFNVASVLLGCAIGALIAGPVADKSGRKPAMLVTAVIFAISALGSGIADSSLEFIFYRLFGGIGVGAASVLAPAYIAEVSPARLRGRLATLQQLAIVIGLFTAFLSNFTIASISGGAQEQAWMGFASWRWMFWMELIPALLFLLGVMMIPESPRYLVAHGKVELAKTVFHRIAPGSEAEQIEDVKQSLKGDHKPRLRDLFIEKTSKLHPIVWVGVALSVFQQFVGINVVFYYGSELWQAAGFDESQSLLINVIGGTTNVVSTFIAIALIDKIGRKPLLLIGSVGMSVMLATLTFLFSTAGLNEQGNLALTSGNGTLALVAANLYIVFFGMSWGPVVWVLLGEMFNNRIRGAALAVAASAQWLANFLVSMTFPVLLAGIGLGGAYGLYAASALISVFFVVKYVHETKGRRLEEM comes from the coding sequence ATGGAAGCGACGAATACGGCTTCTAATGGGGGAGCGAGAGCAGAAGGTTTGGAAAGCGATTCTGTTTCGTTGAGGTATGTCATCTTTATTTCCGCTGTTGCTGCTATCGGAGGCTTTTTGTTTGGCTTCGATTCTGGTGTTATCAACGGCACGGTGGGGGCATTGGAAGTGGCGTTTAATGCTTCTGATATTGGCACAGGTTTTAATGTGGCCTCGGTTTTATTGGGATGTGCCATTGGTGCATTAATAGCTGGGCCTGTGGCTGATAAATCCGGCCGTAAGCCAGCCATGTTGGTGACGGCGGTGATCTTTGCTATCAGCGCTTTGGGTTCAGGTATTGCAGATTCTTCTCTGGAATTTATTTTTTATCGCTTGTTTGGTGGTATTGGTGTGGGGGCGGCTTCTGTTTTAGCGCCTGCATATATTGCCGAGGTGTCTCCGGCTCGTTTACGTGGACGTTTAGCAACGTTGCAGCAGTTAGCCATTGTGATTGGGTTGTTTACTGCCTTTCTGAGTAATTTCACTATTGCTTCCATTTCTGGTGGCGCGCAAGAGCAAGCCTGGATGGGCTTTGCTTCATGGCGTTGGATGTTCTGGATGGAACTGATCCCTGCCTTGTTGTTCTTGCTGGGTGTGATGATGATCCCTGAATCACCACGGTATCTGGTGGCTCATGGCAAGGTTGAATTGGCGAAAACTGTGTTCCACCGTATCGCTCCGGGTAGTGAAGCCGAGCAAATAGAAGATGTGAAGCAATCGCTAAAAGGGGATCACAAACCCCGATTACGTGATTTGTTTATTGAGAAAACCAGCAAGTTGCATCCTATTGTCTGGGTTGGCGTAGCCTTATCGGTATTCCAGCAGTTTGTTGGTATTAATGTGGTGTTTTACTACGGTTCTGAATTGTGGCAAGCCGCAGGTTTTGATGAATCACAGTCGTTATTGATCAACGTGATTGGCGGTACGACTAACGTGGTTTCTACTTTCATCGCGATTGCCTTGATCGACAAAATTGGTCGTAAGCCTTTGCTGTTAATTGGCAGTGTCGGGATGTCGGTGATGTTAGCGACATTAACGTTCTTATTCAGTACCGCAGGTTTGAACGAGCAGGGGAATTTAGCCTTAACCAGTGGTAATGGCACTTTGGCGTTGGTGGCGGCGAATTTGTATATCGTGTTTTTTGGCATGAGCTGGGGCCCTGTGGTTTGGGTCTTGTTGGGTGAAATGTTCAATAACCGGATTCGTGGTGCAGCGTTGGCTGTGGCGGCGAGTGCGCAGTGGCTGGCTAACTTTTTAGTGAGTATGACATTCCCTGTGCTACTTGCCGGGATTGGTTTGGGAGGTGCCTATGGTTTGTACGCCGCTTCTGCGCTGATTAGCGTGTTCTTTGTGGTTAAGTATGTGCATGAAACCAAAGGGCGTCGTCTCGAAGAAATGTAG
- the ihfB gene encoding integration host factor subunit beta yields the protein MTKSELIERLADKARHMQAKDVELAIKEILEQMAQTLQRGERIEIRGFGSFSLHYRAPRVGRNPKTGESVKLDGKYVPHFKPGKELRERVNDLIL from the coding sequence ATGACCAAATCAGAGCTTATTGAGCGTTTAGCTGATAAAGCGCGGCATATGCAAGCAAAGGATGTTGAACTGGCTATTAAGGAAATTCTTGAACAAATGGCTCAAACCCTACAGCGTGGTGAACGGATAGAAATCCGCGGGTTTGGTAGTTTTTCCTTGCATTACCGAGCTCCAAGAGTTGGGCGTAATCCCAAAACTGGAGAGTCTGTAAAACTTGATGGAAAATACGTGCCTCATTTTAAGCCCGGAAAGGAACTGCGGGAAAGAGTCAACGATTTGATCCTGTAA
- the aroA gene encoding 3-phosphoshikimate 1-carboxyvinyltransferase, with amino-acid sequence MEQLRLDPVASVSGEVNVPGSKSLSNRALLLAAIAKGTTRVTNLLDSDDIRHMLDALQKLGVNYQLSQNKTECVVEGLGSGFNCEQAVSLYLGNAGTAMRPLCAVLATSQGEFELTGEPRMEERPIGSLVDALAQAGADITYLKNKDYPPLQIKGHPLQGGKITIDGSISSQFLTAVLMAAPLFDGDTEIQVRGELVSKPYIDITTHIMRSFGVEVENQQYQTFKVKGGQQYVSPGKFMVEGDASSASYFLAAGAIKGGEVKVTGIGKHSIQGDVKFADVLEKMGARIEMGDDYIKVTGAPLHAVDMDMNHIPDAAMTIATTALFAKGTTAIRNIYNWRVKETDRLFAMATELRKLGAEVVEGDDFIEVTPPQDIKLSDIDTYNDHRIAMCFSLVALSDTAVIINDPGCTSKTFPDYFQRFASICH; translated from the coding sequence TTGGAACAGTTGCGATTAGATCCTGTTGCCAGTGTGAGTGGCGAAGTCAATGTACCGGGCTCCAAGAGCCTTTCAAATAGAGCCTTGTTGTTAGCGGCTATTGCCAAGGGTACTACGCGGGTGACTAATCTGTTGGATAGTGATGATATCCGTCACATGCTCGATGCCTTACAAAAGCTGGGCGTTAATTATCAGCTTTCTCAGAACAAAACCGAGTGTGTTGTTGAAGGGCTGGGTAGTGGATTTAATTGCGAGCAAGCTGTGAGTCTATATCTCGGAAATGCAGGAACGGCAATGCGTCCTCTTTGTGCTGTACTGGCAACCTCTCAGGGTGAGTTTGAATTGACGGGTGAGCCGAGAATGGAAGAGCGTCCTATTGGCTCTTTGGTTGACGCGCTTGCTCAAGCAGGAGCCGATATTACCTATCTAAAGAATAAAGATTATCCTCCCTTGCAGATTAAAGGGCATCCATTACAAGGTGGAAAAATCACTATTGATGGCAGTATTTCCAGCCAATTCCTGACAGCGGTATTAATGGCAGCACCTTTATTTGACGGTGATACGGAAATTCAGGTTCGAGGGGAACTTGTTTCCAAGCCTTATATTGATATTACCACTCATATTATGCGTAGCTTTGGCGTTGAAGTTGAAAATCAGCAATATCAAACCTTCAAGGTGAAAGGTGGACAGCAGTATGTTTCTCCTGGCAAGTTTATGGTTGAAGGTGATGCGTCTTCTGCCTCTTATTTCCTTGCTGCAGGGGCTATTAAAGGTGGGGAAGTGAAGGTTACAGGTATTGGCAAACATAGTATTCAAGGTGATGTGAAATTTGCTGATGTACTGGAAAAAATGGGTGCCAGGATTGAAATGGGGGATGACTATATCAAGGTTACCGGAGCCCCATTACATGCTGTTGATATGGACATGAACCATATTCCCGATGCGGCGATGACCATTGCTACAACGGCCTTGTTTGCCAAAGGCACAACTGCTATTCGTAATATCTATAACTGGCGCGTTAAAGAAACTGATCGACTCTTCGCCATGGCAACTGAGCTACGTAAATTGGGTGCTGAAGTGGTAGAAGGGGATGATTTTATTGAGGTGACGCCTCCACAGGACATCAAGTTAAGTGATATTGATACCTATAATGATCACCGTATTGCCATGTGTTTCTCATTAGTAGCGCTGAGTGATACTGCCGTGATTATCAATGATCCTGGCTGCACATCGAAGACATTTCCTGACTATTTCCAGCGATTTGCTTCTATTTGTCATTAA
- a CDS encoding FecR family protein has translation MNNVVKIKPDQDVMEQASGWIARMDRGLSKHEIEQLARWMKQDKAHEEMLLEMAKIWDKMDVLHRLAILFPEKASTAKPAIFGMSLNVAAMAASVFFVGILLAFGWNNSEWNQWKGLFQSSAQQVVFSSQKVSTLVGEQFRKTLDDGSELTLNTDSLVSITYTDKQRLLVLEHGELHIQVAHDEARPLNVLANGKLIQAVGTAFNVQIQNKKVELIVTEGKVLVDEQPKPASELLHQTSVRLPASSLAVSRSQKVVFSQELNRAQTKPQVVAEQDIQANLSWQQGQLIFRGEPLQQVLDEVSRYTATRFKLSDPDIANIKVAGLFKTNDVDGLLLALKENFSIESEFVKSENGTNNTVLLHAVK, from the coding sequence ATGAATAATGTGGTGAAGATAAAGCCTGATCAGGATGTGATGGAGCAGGCGAGTGGGTGGATTGCTCGTATGGACAGAGGCTTATCAAAGCATGAAATTGAGCAATTGGCTCGATGGATGAAGCAGGATAAAGCCCATGAAGAGATGCTTCTGGAAATGGCTAAAATTTGGGATAAGATGGATGTTTTGCATCGGCTGGCAATATTATTTCCAGAAAAAGCGTCTACGGCGAAGCCTGCAATTTTCGGTATGTCTTTGAATGTGGCTGCAATGGCGGCTTCGGTGTTTTTCGTCGGAATATTACTGGCTTTTGGTTGGAATAATAGCGAATGGAATCAATGGAAAGGGCTATTTCAATCGTCGGCTCAACAGGTGGTATTTTCCAGCCAGAAGGTCAGTACATTGGTCGGTGAACAATTCCGCAAGACACTAGACGATGGTAGTGAGCTGACGTTGAATACGGATAGTCTGGTCTCGATTACCTATACCGATAAACAGCGTTTACTGGTTTTGGAGCATGGTGAGCTACATATTCAGGTGGCTCATGATGAAGCTAGACCTTTGAATGTATTGGCTAACGGTAAGTTGATTCAAGCTGTGGGCACGGCTTTTAATGTGCAGATACAAAATAAGAAGGTTGAGTTGATCGTAACCGAAGGCAAAGTATTAGTGGATGAACAGCCTAAGCCAGCCAGTGAATTGTTGCATCAGACTTCGGTGCGTTTGCCGGCATCGTCATTAGCTGTGTCTCGCAGTCAGAAAGTGGTATTTTCACAGGAATTGAACCGTGCTCAGACTAAACCGCAAGTGGTTGCTGAGCAGGATATTCAGGCCAATTTGTCGTGGCAGCAAGGGCAACTTATCTTTCGTGGTGAACCTTTACAGCAAGTGTTGGATGAGGTTTCCCGGTATACAGCCACCCGTTTTAAATTGTCGGATCCTGATATCGCCAACATTAAAGTCGCAGGATTGTTTAAAACCAATGATGTAGACGGATTGCTGTTGGCGTTAAAAGAGAATTTTTCTATCGAGTCAGAGTTTGTGAAGTCAGAGAACGGGACTAACAACACCGTGTTGTTACATGCCGTTAAATAA
- the cmk gene encoding (d)CMP kinase yields the protein MHQAPVVTIDGPSGAGKGTVSMALAKKRGWHFLDSGAIYRVLALASSHHQIPVDDEAALVPLASGLDVNFESLDDGQPRVILEGEDVTSSIRTEEVGKMASQVASLPRVREALLRRQRAFREAPGLVADGRDMGTVVFPNADVKVFLTASAQERANRRYHQLFSAGRLQDEGRDDSISRLLADIQARDERDSSRSVAPLKPADDALVLDSTNLTVEQVLEKIEELINEKLQA from the coding sequence ATGCATCAAGCACCAGTTGTGACAATTGATGGACCCAGCGGCGCAGGAAAGGGAACTGTCAGTATGGCACTGGCTAAAAAAAGGGGATGGCATTTTTTAGATAGTGGCGCGATCTATCGCGTTTTGGCATTAGCCTCTTCCCACCATCAAATTCCTGTCGATGATGAAGCCGCGTTAGTCCCGCTTGCCTCCGGACTTGATGTTAATTTCGAATCTTTAGACGATGGTCAGCCCAGAGTGATTCTTGAAGGGGAAGATGTCACTTCTTCAATTCGCACTGAAGAAGTTGGCAAAATGGCCTCTCAAGTTGCATCTTTACCCAGAGTGCGTGAAGCCTTGTTGCGCAGACAGCGTGCTTTTAGAGAAGCGCCAGGATTGGTTGCTGATGGAAGAGATATGGGAACCGTTGTATTCCCTAATGCGGATGTAAAAGTTTTCCTGACCGCCTCGGCTCAAGAGAGAGCGAATCGCAGATATCATCAGTTATTCTCTGCCGGTCGGTTGCAAGATGAGGGGCGTGATGATAGCATATCGCGCCTTTTGGCGGATATTCAGGCGCGAGATGAGCGTGATAGTAGTCGCTCTGTGGCGCCTTTAAAGCCTGCTGATGATGCATTAGTGCTTGATTCGACCAATTTAACTGTTGAGCAAGTGCTTGAAAAGATTGAAGAACTTATCAATGAGAAGTTACAGGCTTAG
- the gyrA gene encoding DNA topoisomerase (ATP-hydrolyzing) subunit A, translating to MTDNAKEILPINIEEELKNSYLDYAMSVIVGRALPDVRDGLKPVHRRVLFAMNELKNDFNKPYKKSARIVGDVIGKYHPHGDSAVYDTIVRMAQPFSLRYMLVDGQGNFGSVDGDSAAAMRYTEVRMAKIAHELLADLDKETVNFVPNYDGTEQIPEVLPTRVPNLLVNGSSGIAVGMATNIPPHNLGEVVSGCIEMINNPDVTIEELMNFIPGPDFPTAAMISGRKGIDDAYRTGRGKIYLRARADIETEDNGKETIIVTEIPYQVNKARLIEKIAELVKEKKVEGISALRDESDKDGMRIVIEVKRSESAEVLLNKLYANTQLQTVFGINIVALDNGQPKTLNLKQLLEAFIRHRREVVTRRTVFELRKARDRAHILEGLAVALANIDPIIDLIKASQSPSDAKQSLVATAWELGNVAEMLQRAGVDAARPDWLEPEFGIRDGKYFLTEPQAQAILDLRLHKLTGLEHDKILAEYKELLDLIAELLHILGSPERLMEVIRGELEAIRDEYQDVRRTEITAASHDIDIEDLIEREDVVVTLSHEGYVKYQKLSDYEAQRRGGKGKSATKMKDDDFIERLLVANTHDHILCFSTRGKLYWLKVYQLPLASRGARGRPIVNILPLEENERITAILPIQEFEEGKYVLMATANGTVKKTSLIQYSRPRSNGIIAVNLVEGDELIGVALTDGEDDIMLFSDAGKVVRFNEKQRDSETGEVKRDPETGEEMMSLRPMGRNATGVRGIKMQDGQRVVSLIVPKEEGDILTITANGFGKRTPLNEYPAKSRATQGVVSIKVTERNGNVVGAVQVDESNEIMLISDQGTLVRTRVNEVSVIGRNTQGVRIIRTAEDEHVVGLQKIEEVESDQLIEDDESGEAVAEVAASVEQRGTDSDEGSAESDSSEE from the coding sequence ATGACTGATAACGCCAAAGAAATTCTTCCAATTAATATTGAAGAAGAGCTTAAAAACTCTTACCTCGACTACGCAATGAGCGTTATCGTGGGAAGAGCGCTTCCTGATGTACGAGACGGTTTAAAACCGGTACACCGAAGAGTTCTGTTCGCGATGAACGAACTGAAAAATGACTTCAACAAACCCTATAAAAAATCCGCCAGGATTGTTGGGGATGTTATCGGTAAATATCACCCGCATGGTGACTCTGCTGTATACGACACAATCGTTCGTATGGCTCAGCCCTTTTCCTTGCGTTACATGCTGGTGGATGGTCAGGGGAACTTTGGTTCTGTTGATGGCGACTCTGCCGCTGCGATGCGTTATACGGAAGTCCGTATGGCGAAAATCGCACACGAATTACTAGCGGATCTGGATAAAGAGACGGTTAACTTTGTACCTAACTATGATGGTACAGAGCAAATTCCAGAAGTATTGCCCACTCGAGTCCCTAACTTATTAGTTAATGGTTCTTCCGGTATCGCCGTTGGTATGGCAACGAACATTCCTCCGCATAACCTGGGTGAAGTGGTCAGTGGTTGTATCGAAATGATCAACAACCCTGATGTTACCATTGAAGAATTGATGAATTTCATTCCGGGCCCTGACTTCCCAACTGCCGCGATGATCAGTGGTCGTAAGGGTATTGATGATGCTTATCGTACGGGTCGTGGCAAAATCTATTTGCGTGCCCGTGCTGATATCGAAACAGAAGATAATGGTAAAGAAACTATTATCGTGACTGAAATTCCTTATCAGGTTAACAAAGCTCGATTGATCGAGAAAATTGCTGAGCTGGTTAAAGAGAAGAAAGTTGAAGGCATTTCTGCTTTGCGTGACGAGTCTGATAAAGACGGAATGCGCATTGTTATCGAAGTTAAACGTTCTGAATCAGCAGAAGTTTTACTGAATAAACTGTATGCCAATACGCAACTACAAACCGTTTTCGGTATCAACATTGTTGCGTTGGATAATGGTCAGCCTAAAACACTGAACCTTAAGCAATTGCTTGAAGCCTTTATTCGTCACCGTCGCGAAGTGGTTACACGTCGTACCGTGTTTGAATTGCGTAAGGCGAGAGACCGTGCCCATATCCTTGAAGGTTTGGCGGTTGCGCTGGCCAATATCGACCCAATTATTGATCTTATTAAAGCTTCTCAAAGCCCGTCTGACGCCAAGCAAAGCCTTGTTGCAACAGCATGGGAATTAGGCAATGTTGCTGAAATGCTGCAACGTGCTGGCGTTGATGCTGCTCGTCCTGATTGGCTAGAACCTGAATTTGGTATTCGTGACGGCAAGTACTTCTTAACTGAGCCGCAAGCACAGGCCATTTTGGATCTTCGCTTACATAAGTTGACTGGCCTTGAGCACGACAAGATCCTGGCTGAATACAAAGAGCTTCTGGATTTGATTGCTGAGTTGTTACACATTTTGGGTAGCCCTGAGCGTTTGATGGAAGTGATTCGTGGTGAATTGGAAGCGATCCGTGATGAGTATCAGGATGTTCGTCGCACCGAAATCACCGCGGCTTCTCATGATATTGATATTGAAGATTTGATTGAGCGTGAAGACGTGGTTGTGACCTTGTCACATGAGGGGTACGTGAAGTATCAGAAATTGTCTGATTACGAAGCGCAGCGTCGTGGTGGTAAAGGTAAATCTGCAACCAAGATGAAGGATGATGACTTTATCGAACGCTTATTGGTTGCCAATACACATGATCATATTTTGTGTTTCTCGACTCGAGGCAAATTGTATTGGCTGAAAGTTTATCAATTGCCTTTAGCTAGCCGTGGTGCTCGAGGTCGTCCAATTGTGAATATTTTGCCATTGGAAGAAAACGAGCGTATTACCGCCATCTTGCCAATACAGGAATTTGAAGAAGGCAAATATGTACTGATGGCGACGGCGAATGGTACGGTTAAGAAGACTTCGTTGATTCAATATTCCAGACCTCGTTCTAACGGTATTATTGCTGTGAATCTGGTTGAAGGTGATGAATTGATCGGTGTTGCGTTGACCGACGGTGAAGACGATATCATGTTGTTCTCTGATGCGGGTAAAGTGGTTCGCTTTAACGAGAAGCAACGTGATTCTGAAACTGGCGAAGTGAAACGCGATCCTGAAACGGGCGAAGAGATGATGTCGTTGCGTCCAATGGGACGTAATGCAACAGGTGTTCGTGGTATCAAGATGCAGGATGGTCAGCGTGTTGTGTCTTTGATTGTGCCTAAGGAAGAAGGTGACATCTTGACCATTACCGCAAATGGTTTTGGTAAACGTACCCCGTTAAATGAATACCCAGCCAAGAGCCGTGCTACACAGGGTGTTGTGTCCATCAAAGTGACAGAGCGTAATGGTAACGTTGTCGGTGCGGTTCAGGTGGATGAAAGTAACGAAATTATGTTGATTTCTGATCAGGGAACACTGGTTCGTACTCGTGTCAACGAGGTGTCTGTGATTGGTCGTAACACTCAAGGTGTGCGTATCATCAGAACGGCAGAAGACGAACATGTTGTTGGTCTACAGAAGATCGAAGAAGTTGAATCTGATCAACTGATTGAAGATGATGAATCTGGTGAAGCCGTGGCTGAAGTTGCAGCTTCTGTTGAGCAAAGGGGTACAGATTCAGATGAAGGATCCGCTGAAAGCGATTCTTCAGAAGAATAA